The Salvelinus namaycush isolate Seneca chromosome 8, SaNama_1.0, whole genome shotgun sequence genome has a segment encoding these proteins:
- the LOC120052012 gene encoding E3 ubiquitin-protein ligase RNF138-like, with protein MAHSAAGLQTPSEDECPICMSTLMDPHHPAACSHVFCRLCLTRSLKWLPHCPVCRAKVQVNDIMPAGATGVTVQTRTTVIRLDQPLSGLTGRSTPATRPVTGDIQSAAVRTFVCPICQESGLNEQDLVDHCSDNHHYNNRPVVCPVCVSLPHGNPNQISRNFIRHLNLRHCYYAEDYTNIHQTDTLNVQYAILESLRDANRNPR; from the exons ATGGCCCACTCTGCAGCAGGCCTACAGACCCCATCTGAGGATGAGTGTCCCATCTGTATGAGCACCCTGATGGACCCACATCACCCTGCTGCCTGTTCTCATGT GTTCTGCCGACTATGTCTGACGCGCTCTTTAAAGTGGTTACCCCACTGCCCTGTGTGCAGAGCTAAGGTGCAGGTTAATGACATAATGCCTGCTGGTGCCACTGGTGTCACAGTCCAGACGAGGACCACGGTCATCAGGTTGGATCAACCTCTCTCTGGCTTGACGGGGCGTTCCACCCCAGCAACTAGACCTGTGACAGGTGATATCCAGAG TGCTGCAGTGAGGACGTTTGTCTGTCCGATCTGCCAGGAGAGTGGTCTGAATGAGCAGGATCTGGTGGATCACTGCAGTGACAACCATCACTATAACAACAGGCCCGTG GTATGCccggtgtgtgtctctctaccaCACGGTAACCCAAACCAAATCAGCAGGAACTTCATCAGACATTTGAACCTAAGACACTGCTATTATGCCGAGGACTACACG AATATCCATCAAACCGATACGTTGAACGTGCAATATGCCATCCTTGAGTCTCTCCGGGATGCCAACCGGAATCCAAGATGA